From the genome of Solanum lycopersicum chromosome 12, SLM_r2.1:
GTCATTTTTTTTGGATTGGGCTGTGAAAGTGAGATTCCAGGGTGTGTGAAAATTTTATAACTAGTGAGGAATCATTAATGGTGTAGGGATCATCCTATTACATACACCTACTTTGCTACTCAATAGTCATGGGAGGATTGTGGGGGTGAGTAGTGAGAGTGACCCACCAccattcttgatttttctttgttttaggTTTTCGTTCGGCCTCTGATATCGATATTAGAATGTGATtaagatgaaaatttatttcattgttTAATAAAGACAACAGATTCAAATctaaaatctcttgttaatgatcaAAACACACACGTAAATTATCACTTTTGATCACGAGTTTCTCATATTAACTCCAATTTGTTCACTTTCGTATCTGATAAAGATCGTTTCATCTTCTTACTTGAATTATTACTAACTATTCATTAAATGCGTATTTACATGGTGATCATTTAAGTAAATTATTGTAtattaacaaattttatatgtaAAGCTGAAATGAAAATCTCTAGTTAAGAGTAGAGATAGTGGAAAAACACGTACTTGAAATATCACTTTATCGAGTTTCACACTCGAACTATCGATTGCTCTCTTTATCTATCTGAATTTTCTCCTGTTGTTTCATTTTTCTATCTGAACTATTATCATCTATGTATTAAAATACACATAACTGAATGGATGGTGATAGTTTAATTTAGATAAGAAAAAACAACTTATAGTTAAAATGTGAAActcataaaaaaacaataattcaaatatatcttTTGTCGTTAATCTTAAGGATAAAATATTTACGACTCTATCAAAATTTATTGGGTTTGGCCTACATCTAGAAACAAAATTTTGCCACTAGCTTTTGCTTCAAGACAAGATTTTGACTTTTGAAATATGATATCCACAAAGTAAGTTGGATCTAGGCTGGTCACAAAATCTCTGTGTTTATGTCTTGGACTTGGGCTGGTTCCCAATTCTTTATGAAAAAGACATGAAAAGTTGTTTATGTTTAAAGGTTAGTTTAAACTAGTCCtttaaatatacaattaagCTATTTTTAGTTCTTTATATTATCAAAATCGAACACTTTTGGTCAttgttctatttttaaaaaaccacATGGTAGTACTTATCTTTGATGGAATCGGCTCATCAAAAGCACGTGAACAACATACTCAGTATGATTTTACAAGTGAGATTGGAACCACGTGAGCTATTTACATAGAAGAAAAGTAGTGAAACTAAACATCAACCTATTCATTCCTCAATTGAACATTATCGATCATATACTTCCTTTTAACTCTCTATTATATGAGATATCAAATGAATTAATGTTATACTCCGTTAAAAGTAAAGTTAAGATAGTAGTTTTCTTTAGTTAAAACAACTCGCGTGCTTCTCATGAGCTAATTatgtgacatatatatatatatatatatatataactactatATGGTTGAGTTTTCGTAAATATAGCATATAATAGAAGTATTTAATTTTGACAAATATTGAGGACTAAAACAGTTCAAATTAGTgtattttgaaggactattttaGTCTCAATTGTTATCAATCCATTTTGCATGGTGTGTGTAACTATTGGCACTCAATTAAGTTCATTATTGGAAAATCCATTATATGGTTGGGTGTGATGTTTacttatgattattttttcgtgtgggaaaattagaaaaaaatcaaatcactAATGATTATTCTCTTTCATTTACATCAATGGTCAATAAATTGATTTATACTAATAGGAAACaatctctttaaaaaaaaatttaatgaaagtaaaaaaaaataaatttcgtgatattcaaatttcaatatttCATCTCCACTCACCTAACGTACCCGATGATAtgtttttggttatttttggaTTATCATATTTGTGGTCCAATATTAATTACCTTTTCATTGATAAGATTAGTGGTCCAAATACTTGAATCTTAAGCAAATTGAGATTGCTATTTTGGATTTGATGGTTAAATGTCTAATTAAActctattattaattttatgtaattatattggttgcaatgaaaaatgagtatgaccttctttttcttcttttttttcactaGTTTCCGAAACGCGCGTTGCACGTTTACTTCATAAGgatgaataaaatgataaataatttttgttttaaaagataaaataaagtagcaaaaacaaaaatggaGGCACACTATCTTATGATTAACTTtcttaaaatgtcttttttgtctcataaaaatgttgaaattaaattaatatttatacatttcaaGAAGATAAAATGTTTGACATTAATTAGTAAAAGATGAAATTCTCCTTCTCATTAAGTAGAAGGCaattaagtaattcaaatttataaataaaaaacttattagAAGGAAATAACTAAGATTTAAAGTGCAAtgattgatatttaaattatgtaattatacaaataaaatattaatatttaattaaataaattagattttaatttaatggaGAGTCAAAATGACAATATTAGTATTCTTACAAttaaaagtttgttaaaatatattttaaatttttttgttaaaaattaataGGAGCAATATTTGGTCAAAGGATAGAAGATCTTCTAACTTCTTAAGCATTTTGGTGTATCATTTTTTTGACTTTGGGATTTGGATctcatgataattttaatgaaaattgtcGAAAAACTATAGATTTTATCCACAAGCACATGTAAGAATGattctttacaaatatttaaaatttaaaatgcataaacgtaattattaataatttgaaattagaaaatCTTGTAGGCATTAATTGTTTTGCATGTCTTAtacactatttttatgattgtatTTGTCTCATTTTCTAAAGCAAAAAACACACccttcaatcaaatatattcttaaaacaaaattacaaatacaaagATAAAGTATCATATATAGGAGCAAGTTTAGCATAACGCAACCAACGAAAAACAGAAAAATTCTAAGACAATCTTTTTCCtgttttttcttgataatgcaaattgaaacaaagttttagtaataaacattcaactttttatcataaaaaattaaaatatttggaagACAAGTTAATGGAAGTGATATTTAGCTTTGGAATATGAAGATTCACTTACAAAGTTGAAAGGTCAAGTGTTACAAAAATTTaagacaaatattaattaagaacataaattaatttagaagataaatcatatacatgtatctatttaaagggtaaataattcaagaaaataaattaaattagatattttaattaagaattattcTAAAGAAGTGcaaaagtcattaacatttccataaaataatgtaacttaatatttaaattaaatagttaaatatttttataatattttaatttataataagggtaaaatcgtaattcaacttttaacttttttgttccctcttataataatatatgatatatgatttcATGAGCATATATCCTCTTTAATGAATTATAATTCTCTAAATTGCCTAGTTTGGGAGTAATTGTTTGATAAGAAAGAGCTGCTCGGATAGTAAACATCCCTCTTTTTACTCATCATGAGTTCGAGTCACTGAGAGAGGAAAAGAAGATGAGAGATCCTAGAGAGGCACGCTCTAGAGGTAGAGTGATTGTTTCTGAAGGATTTTTATCGTATTTTGCGACCTCCGGATTAAATATAACTTTAGCGGTAAAAAAAAGTTCGTAATAAACCATTGTTTTGgtagtttttcttttaaaaaaaattaaagacatAATTTTGATAGGTTGCGAGTTAGcttgaaagttgaaaatggtAGGCCCCTTAAACATACGtttgttttattatattgatcGTATCTTTTTAATACCTTCAGTTTTAACGATATCTCGTgcaaattcttttctttttttaaattaacataacaatttaataaaatataataataccaaaaatttgaaaacccTAAAGAGACTTGAGTTAAAAactttgttttcattttttgtatttttagtaATCATATTTGTGGTCCAAcatttccttttctttgatGAGAATTGGTCCAAAAACTTAAATCTCAAGCATATTATATAGCTATTTTAAATTTAGTGGTTAAATGGCTATAAGTTGCAATTAAAATTGAGTATGATATGAGCATCctctttaatgaattaaaattctATTTGCCCAAGGAGTAACTATTGGCCTATATAAATGAGTTCATATTGTACAAAGAATATAACtttaattgtaaaataaaaaaaattatctccaATTTATTTGGTAAAATGGAAGGCAAGTACATCATAATTATAGTAGGGGCCATATGGTTGTTGAGTTAGCTTGAAACTTTAGAACCTTTAGCACACCAAATgagaaaggaagaaaaaatggataaaattcGCGAATAACCACTTTTTAGCCtatgtaattgaaaaataatcatCGTAGAGTTTCAAATTTCATAGTTGATAGTCTAGGACCAACGGAATTTGAAACTTCGTGATAGTGACTATTTTTCGATTACAGAGCTGAAAGTGGAGTATGAGTTCTTTATTCTTTATATGACACTCAAGAAAATCAAACAACATTTCATCACCAAATACATATCTTATTTGCTCAGAAGtatatttatcataatattatttgtatacaTGCATACAAAgccatataataatatattccaaaacaacaacaacaggaaaaaataaactttaacaGGGATTGATAGTTAATGACAACTTCATATACTCAAAGGGTGAGGTGTTCCACCTTTCTTGTGTTACTAGCTACTCCTTGATTTGATTTTCTCTCGTCTTGCTCGTCGTAGATGTTCCCTTTGTAGCTAGAGCTAGCCTCTTCGTTATCCGAGCAGCCTGGTCTTTCTGTAAGGAACTGTTCCCAAAAGACATCGTTCACACGAACAGGAGCAGCTGCAGGCACTTGCTTGTTGGTAGTTGCATCATGTGAAGGTGGCAAAGATTTGTCATCAGTAGGAGGGATTTTGTCATTGGCATCAGACTGTGATTCGAAACATTTACCTATCTCTTGACCTATTTGAGGCATCCTCGCTGAGTATTGATTTTTATCGACTTGTGAAAGACATGAAGCCAAAGAAAGATTCAGTTGGCAGGAAATGTGACCGTCAACTTCCTCGTTGGATGTCAGGCTTTGTGGCAAGGAATGCAGTCTTGAGCTTTCAGCATTGCTTGAAGCATGAGGTAGAGATGAATCCATCTTCAACATAAAAGACGTCCCTGTATCTGATAGTTCTATTGCTTCAGGGGTATAAATAGCTCCTACCGTCCGAAGTTGCACTTCTCTGGACCATCCTTCAGATATTCTCCTATGTGCAGGGCTTCCGCCATCTTCATTCGAACTTTGGGTGCTGCATGAAAGCACATTGATATCTGAAACAGCAGGTGACAATTCAAGCCTGAGCTTATTTGAGAAGTCTTGATGGGAAAGGTTCCCAAACTCAACTCTAGAACTGCTATGGTTGTCCACCGACATACTTTCTTGGACTGGTTGAGTGCTATCGATTTGAGGCAATCGTCTCTTCTTACTAAATGCAGAAATATCCATGGACTCGAGTTTCTGAGCAAGACGCTCAACAAAGTCAGGATTTTGAATTGCCTTCTCAACAAATATCAGTAAACTCTCTTGTCTTTGCTCTATACTGCCAACCCGCCCAGTCAGTTCTTCTAGCTGGAGTTTTGCAGCAGATTGTTGCTGTCTGAACCTTGAGACATTAGCCTCGAGTCCAGACTTCTCACGTGTAAGTTTATCAATCTCTTCCTCAAATGCAGCTCTTTCTGGATCAACTGTGGAACCTGGAGGGTGACTATGACTGTGAATGGGTTTTCTACGATGGATGTTCTTAAGTAGATGCTTCTGGTCCTTCAAGAATTCCTCATTGGCAAATTCCCATCTTTCTGGATCAATCTTCCGGAAGCCCTGTCAATTAGATATATTTATGATGTCAATAATCCTAGATTAAATTATGGCAGCACTGAAATCCTCCAATGAGCAGGCGCAATCGGTCCTAATAGTAGCGAAACGGATTAAGAAAGGTTCATATAGACAACCCCAAATAACTTGGGATTGAGGTATAGCTAATGTTGTTGTCAACAATTGATAGTATATCTCTATTTTATGAACACGGATCACCAATTTAGGCAAATAATTTACTTTAACAACAATTTATCTTTGTGTTTCGTTTATTGCAATATAAACACCATTTGTAAGGGGTACAAACCATACTGGTTTTGGATAATCATCTCGGAATAAATCCGACAACCGGAAACTTCAATAAAAATACCCTTTAGCCATCAGGGAAGTGAAGCTCAAAATTCACAGATTGCATGgaacaacaaacaaaaaaaaagcagCAACGACTACACTTAAGACACAGGGTTACGTATAGCATTATATAAATCTGACAAAAATTGGAGATTAACTTGAGCAAATTAGTGGGGTTCCATCAGATATTATGCAAATTCTGACTATACTTAAAACAGAAGTGAACATCTGCTCAAATGCCCTGACTAAAATTGTTTTGTACGTTCCGATATTTCCTTAAACAATCACATGTATTTCAATGTTCATCCGCTACTCAGGAAGGTGtgtttggtttattttttttccgCAGCATTAATCATCAGTGAATGTCTGGTAGGAAGCCACATATCAAATCACCAGCCAATGACTGGTATGACGTGACATGCAGAGATTTAGTCCTTGTGATGTGTAGAGAATGATGCCAACATCTTCTGGTACAAACTATAGGTGCAACCAGGACACAGCTTTTGCATGACCAAAGTGGCTTCCAAAAGAATGTTGTTTTTGTGGAAGAAGCACACACTGGTTTTAGTTGACATGTCGAGAAAAATGTCGAATCACTGGAAGGACATCTGTTACAAAGAAACACTAATGTGGTGCCACCGGTACATTCAGCTGGAGAAACAATTTTAGAAACCGCCAAGTTactctaaaatatatttatgtcaaCAATGTCAAAGGTTAAGGGACCCTTCTAATACCTTTTCTTTGTGCATAAGTGAATTTGTTAGTCGCAAGCGAGTTCGAGGCATTCCATACATACCAAGTGTAAAGCATGCAAAGAAAGTCCATACACCTAGAAAAAAACCAACGTGAAAAGATAACCCCCTCCCCCTCTCCATTTACCTTACCCAAAAAAGCAcaacttattaaaaaaacagATATTATCAGTTACGTCAATTTAAGTGCTTTAAGATGACCAAATCTAATCAAGTGAAGTGCTCCATCACATATACATACCACTAGGTCCAGCTGCCATCCTTATCTGAATACTCCCAACTCCACACTTATCATAACCCaccaaaaaacaaaagaagaaaaaaaaagaagctagaACTTCCGCCTCCATTTTGTTGTCTTGAAGCACAAATTCATCATAACAGTCCTCTCATGAAACAGCCCATCTCTCACACTCTAACGGAAACAAAAAGGATCCTGATAATTAGATATCTATCTAATAGATTCACAAAAAACTTTGCACCTCGACATTGCCCCACTTCGATTAACTATTCATCAGCAATAACTTCATCAGAAACAACAACTATGTCTCAATCCAAACTAGTTGAGCTATATGAACCCTCAAAATCCATTCTACTTCATCTATACTCAAAAAGTTCAAGGGAACTCAATCAGCAAGTCCACTTATCACATAGAAAACTGAAGTAAGAATTCCATGCTTGCTAGATGCTAGAATTCACCTAAATTTCATCCGTGATTAAAAAAACCACTATAATAACCATAGAAATACGGAAATACAACACCTCAACTCTGAACTTTAACCACATATTGTAGCTCAAAATCACAacataaaaaccaattcaatcaAAGTTTTTTCAGCTGAATCCAATTCAACAGAAAGATGACAAACtcaacaattcaattcaattcaatagacaaaaatttaattcaaagattcaatttttcagCTGAACCCATTTCAGATACAgtaaaataaattcaatgatCCAATTCTTCAGCTAAACCCTTCAATTCAAAGATTCAGCTGAACCCATTGAAAcagaaagaaaatcaattcttAAGCTGAACCCATATCGAAAGATCGATAATCAATTCAAAGATTCAATTCTTAAGCAGAACCCATTTCGAAATACAGGAAAATCAATTCAATGTTCCAAATTTTCAGCTGAACCCAATTCGAGAGAAGTCAAAGTGGAAGAGAAAATACATACGTAAGTATTGAGCTGTCGAATGAAACTGGAGAAATTGTTGTGTTTGAAATAAGTAGGAAGAAGAATTCGAGCGAATTCTGGAGGATTCCAAACGACGAAGCTGTGACCAGTCGGAGTCCATGATACGATGTCATCAGTTTGCGAATCATCCACCATCTCATATGTCTTCGACAAGAACGGCGCCGGACCTCCACCGCCGCCGGCCGCCACCGCCGCTGAAATCACATCCATTTTATTGAACTGAGAGAAATACGCCGGCGACGGACGACGAATGAACTTTTAAAGGCAAAAGGCTTTAGCCGTCCGAACTTGACTTCAAAGTTTTGCACTCCCTTTTGAGTCTTCACTTACCCGGGTTCCGGGTCGGAACCATTCATTCGGATTTTGGATCAGTATGATATATTCGATATTCGAGTTTTGAATTAGTAAAGTTTGATTTGGGTATCGATTTATTAAGATTCGTTCGAGTTTGGAGTTAGTATAGTTCATTCGTTCAAATTTTAGGTTAGTACAATTCGTTTGAGCATCTGTTTATGATTCATTTAGAATTTGAATCAGTACGATTTATTTGGATTcacatcaaaataatttatcatgttTTGAATTTCAGGTCAAAACTACTTGTTTAAATTTCGAATCGATATTATTTgtccaaattttaaaattcgattaaaatttaaatatataattactatATACATATAATCCACAACACGTAAaacattttattcctaatatgactcttaaatattaatatgataaaaatattacaatccacaaaattttcataaacaCCAAACTAAAGTACTTAAAACGATCTCTTGCTATTGCTGAGGatcaatataaaaaacaaaatattatatatcaaaatcaatttttcagttatatatatattttttcatgattgATATATCGTtcaaacaaaatattcaaaaaatcatatatatggaGCTCATTCACATAGTCCGTCTCAAACCACGATAAAGGAAGAAGATTGCAGCATTTTGTCAACGAATGTTAGGACATGCTTGCTTATGCACACGTCATAGCGTGACTAGATGAGGCCATGATAGTGAGGTTTGCGGAAGGTAGTGTGCACACATACCCTACCCCTACGATGTGAATACAAAGAAGTTGCTTTTGATAGACCCTCGACTCACAAAATCAGTAAGAAAAGGAAATACGATAGTGAAGAAGTCACGTAGAAAGAAGAAGACAACTGCAAGCAATGCTTAAACAATGGCTGAAACATCACAATTTGATTCATCTATTTTCCTCATTTTACAGAGATGAAATTAGAACTATACTTCACCTGAAGTAAAGCTTCCAGACTTCTCGAACATTCGAGGAACCATCAGTAACCTCGGAAACGAGAGAAGCTGCTAGAACACCTGATGAAGAAAACAAGAAACTCATGAGTATTCTCTTAAAACATCAACTGGAAATAACAAAAAGGGTTAAAAGCAACGATGACTGAAATATGAACAATGATCAGAAGGATAGTGCATGTAACAGCGATATGAAGCTATTAAATTGATCTCACTAACCGGACTGGACACTAACAGCATGTAGCAACTGGAAATCCTCGTGCTAATCCAAGAGCGCTAGTCGCTCATGTGATTCTAGAAAGAAAAGGATGCAGCGGAGTATCGAGCTCTTTCTATAGGAAACTAGGCGTTTGATGgatcatatgataaaatatgtCTAACTCATTAACCCTAAAAAGCAGTCATCGGAGTGAGACAAGACATGAGAAGCATTGTTAGTCAAGGCACTCGGGGACAGGAGGAGTAGAAACAAGCCTCTACTCCCGCTGCACCTCATGGCATGACCGATAAAGCATAATGATCctcaaacaacaacaatatacccagtgtaatccccACAAATGGGGTCCAGGGAGGATAGGATGCCCGCAGACTTTATGGCCTTTGGGCGTAAGGAGACTGTTTCCGATAGAACCTGGGCTCAAAAGAGAAGAGCACgatgatcaccaaaaaagaaaaaagagactGATAACCAGTTCATAATTCTACAGCTTTAGAGGACAACTATCCAGTTCACAATGGAAAATGCAGTAGGAAGTACATTAATGCCACTTCTCTAGGAATAAGAGTAAAAGTAGACAGAGTAGTGCACCGTCTTTCTCCACAATCGAAATAAATCGCCTTGATCCACCACCGACACCAAAATAATGCTTCTTTGCAGCTAGATATAAAATTCCATGAGGACTACATAAGCACTGCacagaaaaggaaaaaggaaggAACAAAAGCAATAGCTCAGACGCGAGGAGATTCACCAATagaactaaaattaaaatttcaaccAAAACAAACCTTTTTAATAAGTTTGTACAGACTCGGTAGAGTAGAAATTGAGTAAACTGTCTCTGCCATGAGAATTATATCATAACCAGCAGCCTGATCAACTGTTTGGTCGTTTTTTGTGCCATCATCATCAGCAAGTACATGAGGAAGAATCAGATGAGCTTCATTCCAATCACTTGCAAAGAAGCGAACTTCCGGGCTGCTATTGTCGTCTGTGGCCGACAAGTTCTGTTGAATATTGGCATTGACATTTGGAATTGTTAGGCATTGCAGCACCTCAGCATTGAAGTCCTGAAAGTGTACAGCACGAGCACCCTAGTACAACGAAAGAAAAAATCTTGATCAAGAGGACGATGATGAGACAATTAATCAAAAATCAGTTAAGGCATTTATGTACCTTTAGGCATGCAAAGATCCCAGGAAGACCATGACCACAACCAAGCTGAAAACAAATGAAAGAGAGTAAACAAGATTATAACGGAAGATAATTACAAGAATAAAGTATTGAGTCAAGGTTAGTTGGAAATCCCTCAAGTATTCAACAAAAACTTAAAGTGATCATAGTCGATACAAACTTGCACAACTATAAAAGAGAATCACCTATCAATAGCTCTTTCTTTGGAAAAAGCATGTGATTTATTTAGCGGATGCAAAAGTTGTCAACAGAAAAAGAACTTTAGTATGCTTAACGAGCATAAAAAATCGGACATAATGAAAAAAGTCGAAGCTAAGGGTGGATTTAATAAGTTAGGATTAGCAGTCTCTAGGCATAGCATACAAGA
Proteins encoded in this window:
- the LOC101258349 gene encoding uncharacterized protein isoform X2; the protein is MEANTSATGRPDPFRLFDEKSQSGFGFGFGSGFVDGPEKPLPPPPPSVEVLPSQVSSNVEFNVEPIDLDGLTLLKGRVSTKEVFGLSNSDLIPGKYEGGLKLWEGSLDLVKTLSSEMQSGKLSLTGKRVLELGCGHGLPGIFACLKGARAVHFQDFNAEVLQCLTIPNVNANIQQNLSATDDNSSPEVRFFASDWNEAHLILPHVLADDDGTKNDQTVDQAAGYDIILMAETVYSISTLPSLYKLIKKCLCSPHGILYLAAKKHYFGVGGGSRRFISIVEKDGVLAASLVSEVTDGSSNVREVWKLYFR
- the LOC101258637 gene encoding heat stress transcription factor A-5 codes for the protein MDVISAAVAAGGGGGPAPFLSKTYEMVDDSQTDDIVSWTPTGHSFVVWNPPEFARILLPTYFKHNNFSSFIRQLNTYGFRKIDPERWEFANEEFLKDQKHLLKNIHRRKPIHSHSHPPGSTVDPERAAFEEEIDKLTREKSGLEANVSRFRQQQSAAKLQLEELTGRVGSIEQRQESLLIFVEKAIQNPDFVERLAQKLESMDISAFSKKRRLPQIDSTQPVQESMSVDNHSSSRVEFGNLSHQDFSNKLRLELSPAVSDINVLSCSTQSSNEDGGSPAHRRISEGWSREVQLRTVGAIYTPEAIELSDTGTSFMLKMDSSLPHASSNAESSRLHSLPQSLTSNEEVDGHISCQLNLSLASCLSQVDKNQYSARMPQIGQEIGKCFESQSDANDKIPPTDDKSLPPSHDATTNKQVPAAAPVRVNDVFWEQFLTERPGCSDNEEASSSYKGNIYDEQDERKSNQGVASNTRKVEHLTL
- the LOC101258349 gene encoding uncharacterized protein isoform X1 — encoded protein: MEANTSATGRPDPFRLFDEKSQSGFGFGFGSGFVDGPEKPLPPPPPSVEVLPSQVSSNVEFNVEPIDLDGLTLLKGRVSTKEVFGLSNSDLIPGKYEGGLKLWEGSLDLVKTLSSEMQSGKLSLTGKRVLELGCGHGLPGIFACLKGARAVHFQDFNAEVLQCLTIPNVNANIQQNLSATDDNSSPEVRFFASDWNEAHLILPHVLADDDGTKNDQTVDQAAGYDIILMAETVYSISTLPSLYKLIKKCLCSPHGILYLAAKKHYFGVGGGSRRFISIVEKDGVLAASLVSEVTDGSSNVREVWKLYFRGRVCVHTTFRKPHYHGLI